A portion of the Naumovozyma castellii chromosome 2, complete genome genome contains these proteins:
- the PUB1 gene encoding Pub1p (ancestral locus Anc_2.306), with protein sequence MSQEEQEQQHPTAVEQTTIPSATENIPESESTPVTETAETSTEPESADPVSEAPAAGEQSAENQESSVVPASATQGGRETSDRVLYVGNLDKSINEDLLKQYFQVGGQITDVKIMVDKKNNNVNYAFIEYLKSHDANVALQTLNGIQIEGKTVRINWAFQSQQTTNSDDTFNLFVGDLNVDVDDETLSHAFDQFPSYVQAHVMWDMQTGRSRGYGFVSFADQEQAQEAMNVMQGMPINGRAVRINWATKRENNNNNNGNGPRRGGFHNNNNMGGNRGGMIPPTALGMPPMDGMIPNPQQQAPVAPPPVNPQAIDDMIRRAPPRVTTAYIGNIPHFATEADLIPLLQNFGFILDFSHYPEKGCCFIKYDTHEQAAVCIVALANFPFQGRNLRTGWGKERNTFIPPQQQQQQQQQQPGMMPIMMTDPQQQQQQQQQSPPPQQQQQ encoded by the coding sequence atgtctcaagaagaacaagaacaacaacatccAACCGCCGTTGAACAAACGACAATCCCTTCTGCAACTGAAAATATTCCAGAATCTGAATCCACCCCAGTGACTGAAACTGCAGAAACTTCTACCGAACCAGAATCCGCAGACCCTGTTTCAGAGGCTCCAGCTGCTGGTGAGCAATCTGCAGAAAATCAAGAATCTTCTGTAGTCCCAGCTAGTGCCACTCAAGGTGGTAGAGAAACTTCTGATAGAGTTCTTTACGTGGGTAATTTGGATAAATCCATcaatgaagatttattgaaacaatatttccaaGTTGGTGGACAAATTACTGATGTTAAGATTATGGTggataagaaaaataataatgtcaattatgcattcattgaatatttaaaatctCATGATGCTAACGTTGCCTTGCAAACTTTGAATGGTATTCAAATTGAAGGCAAGACTGTAAGAATTAACTGGGCTTTCCAATCTCAACAAACTACTAATTCAGATGATACTTTCAACTTATTTGTTGGTGATTTGAACGTTGATGTCGATGATGAAACTTTAAGTCACGCCTTCGATCAATTCCCATCCTATGTACAAGCTCATGTTATGTGGGATATGCAAACTGGCAGATCAAGAGGTTACGGGTTTGTATCCTTTGCTGATCAAGAACAAGCTCAAGAAGCTATGAATGTTATGCAAGGTATGCCAATTAACGGTAGAGCAGTAAGAATAAACTGGGCTACTAAGCgtgaaaataataataataacaatggtAATGGTCCTCGTCGTGGTGGATTCcataacaataataatatggGAGGTAACAGAGGAGGTATGATCCCACCAACTGCCTTGGGAATGCCACCAATGGATGGTATGATTCCAAACccacaacaacaagctCCTGTTGCACCACCTCCAGTTAACCCACAAGCTATCGATGATATGATTAGAAGAGCTCCTCCAAGAGTTACTACCGCTTATATTGGTAATATTCCTCATTTTGCCACTGAAGCTGATTTGATCCCATTATTGCAAAATTTCGGTTTCATCTTAGATTTCAGTCATTACCCAGAAAAGGgttgttgtttcattaaatatgaTACTCATGAACAAGCCGCAGTTTGTATTGTCGCTTTAGCTAATTTCCCATTCCAAGGTAGAAATTTGAGAACTGGTTGGGgtaaagaaagaaatactTTCATCCCAccacaacagcaacaacaacagcaacagcaacaacctGGTATGATGCCAATCATGATGACTGACcctcaacaacaacagcaacaacagcaacaatcTCCACCTcctcaacaacaacaacaataa
- the AIM19 gene encoding Aim19p (ancestral locus Anc_2.297) yields the protein MSDKPIDTVDELASKTKPIAVNYWAQINDYTKTPYPAIINSALIFATPVLSPPIKAGIVASGSFLRSQKTSSVVGLTNKNVLLFGAAQALGAKMLSDGDIHNGSGFVAAWSTLFLIVNGKKSFKSLASARTWPLFLTIASLGNAIIYGRRFIASGFK from the coding sequence ATGTCTGACAAACCCATCGATACCGTTGATGAGCTCGCTTCCAAGACAAAACCCATTGCAGTAAACTATTGGGCTCAAATCAATGACTACACAAAGACGCCTTATCCAGCAATTATAAATTCAGCATTGATATTTGCAACCCCAGTACTATCACCTCCAATAAAAGCTGGAATTGTCGCTTCTGGTTCATTCCTTAGGAGCCAAAAGACATCCAGTGTAGTTGGTCTAACCAATAAGAATGTACTACTTTTTGGTGCAGCTCAAGCCCTAGGTGCCAAAATGCTTTCCGATGGTGATATACATAATGGATCAGGGTTTGTAGCAGCGTGGTCTACCTTGTTTTTGATTGTTAATGGGAAGAAGTCCTTTAAGTCATTAGCAAGTGCAAGAACATGGCCCCTCTTCCTTACTATAGCCTCGCTTGGAAATGCAATCATCTACggaagaagatttattgCAAGTGGCTTTAAGTAA
- the KTR7 gene encoding putative mannosyltransferase (ancestral locus Anc_2.300): MLIRLSPKVRRKWQHNKSLIILLIITSFLIATKFIHQSLQKQPRPENPPYSDQDFYSDTDGPFFRGCTDVIDYLNDPSYVKMDATFIMLTKNEELNDVLKTIESIETHFNQWFKYPYVFLNNVPFTEDFQFAIMSMTDADVQFGTIDEIDWEFPEEVRDSPLFKSTMDDQSDRGVMYGSMESYHKMCRFYSGLFYKHPLMRKHKWYWRLEPDVEFFCDITYDPFFEMAKSGKKYGFTVLIPEMYWTVPNLFRFTKSFVKDLNLKVGTLWQLFVRNYHITDTHDDDELSRWSNNAADLEYEISANIAIDYTLNEDPNNEEGIQHLVAKAKSKIPLVEDKFDDQEYNLCHFWSNFEIARLDVFDNEIYNAYFQYLEEAGGFWAERWGDAPVHSLGLALTLNLEDIHYFRDVGYRHSILHHCPRNFELLDVTEPEYRAMQPKYERKGMKYDKGFSDGIGCRCDCPKNKIDVEDTSYPCMDVWLELLYNEDNSKNFRDGEFVPHFDSKEMREGIEKDFRERQAQ, from the coding sequence ATGTTGATTCGATTATCACCCAAAGTTAGGAGAAAATGGCAACATAATAAGTCCCTGATTATTCTCCTCATTATAACATCCTTCCTAATTGCTACAAAATTCATTCATCAAAGCCTCCAAAAGCAACCTCGGCCTGAAAATCCACCCTATTCAGATCAAGACTTCTATTCTGATACAGATGGTCCGTTTTTCAGAGGCTGCACGGATGTAATAGATTACTTGAACGATCCATCCTACGTTAAAATGGACGCCACTTTCATAATGCTTacaaagaatgaagaattaaatgatgTGTTGAAAACAATTGAAAGCATCGAGACACATTTTAATCAATGGTTCAAATACCCTTAtgtttttttgaataacGTTCCTTTCACAGaagattttcaatttgCCATAATGAGCATGACAGATGCAGATGTGCAATTCGGtaccattgatgaaatagaCTGGGAATTCCCCGAAGAAGTGCGAGATTCGCCACTATTTAAGAGTACTATGGATGATCAATCGGATCGTGGTGTAATGTATGGGTCTATGGAATCTTATCATAAGATGTGCAGATTCTATTCTGGATTATTTTATAAACATCCTTTAATGAGGAAACATAAATGGTATTGGAGACTAGAACCTGATGTGGAATTTTTTTGTGATATCACATATGACCCATTTTTTGAGATGGCCAAGAGTGGtaaaaaatatggattTACTGTGTTGATTCCAGAAATGTATTGGACAGTTCCTAACTTGTTTAGATTTACAAAGAGTTTTGTCAAGGATCTTAATTTAAAGGTGGGTACACTATGGCAATTGTTCGTTCGAAACTATCACATTACAGATACccatgatgatgatgaattatccAGGTGGAGTAACAATGCGGCTGATCTAgaatatgaaatttcagCAAATATCGCTATTGATTATACGTTAAATGAAGATCCTAATAACGAAGAAGGTATTCAACATTTAGTTGCTAAAGCAAAGTCAAAGATTCCACTTGTCGAGGATAAGTTTGACGATCAAGAATATAACCTATGTCATTTTTGGAGCAATTTTGAGATTGCAAGATTGGAtgtttttgataatgaaatttaTAATGCTTATTTTCAGTATTTGGAAGAAGCAGGTGGTTTTTGGGCAGAGCGTTGGGGTGATGCACCAGTTCATTCACTCGGATTAGCATTGACTCTGAACCTGGAAGATATTCACTATTTCCGTGACGTTGGATACAGACATTCCATATTACATCATTGTCCAAGGAATTTTGAACTTCTAGACGTTACGGAACCGGAATATAGGGCAATGCAGCCAAAATATGAACGTAAGGGGATGAAATATGACAAAGGGTTCAGTGATGGGATAGGTTGTCGATGTGATTGTCCAAAGAATAAGATTGATGTGGAAGATACTTCTTATCCCTGCATGGATGTCTGGCTAGAATTGCTGTATAATGAAGATAACTCGAAGAATTTCAGGGATGGTGAATTTGTTCCACATTTTGATTCAAAGGAAATGAGAGAAGGTATAGAAAAGGACTTTAGGGAGAGACAAGctcaataa
- the CAB2 gene encoding phosphopantothenate--cysteine ligase CAB2 (ancestral locus Anc_2.305), giving the protein MSPNPTGTSSQRQGKKQNIIHTSTTDFAHAIDRTINDDAFPVAYTTEEQHYFQTNPRPSYLDDLLVQAKEFIELQHSLGREKIVLITSGGTTVPLENNTVRFIDNFSAGTRGASSAEQFLQNGYSVIFLHREFSLTPFNRLFSHGVGSLFLDFFDTNGVVKDEYKEVVLANKVLYDKFLIHERKLLMLPFTTVNQYLWSLRGVAQLMNTRGSLFYLAAAVSDFFIPVSRLPEHKIQSRDYKLDSQPKEHKIGRELTMTTSEGQLVINLDPVPKFLRRLVESWASQAMLVSFKLETDESILISKATLALDRYNHQLVIGNLLQTRHKEVVFVSPENRKGDWIHLADDDHRELEELMIPEVIRRHKQWIELQKS; this is encoded by the coding sequence ATGTCACCCAATCCTACTGGCACCTCGTCACAAAGACAGGGGAAGAAGCAAAACATTATTCATACTTCTACCACTGATTTTGCACATGCCATTGATCGTACCATAAACGATGACGCATTCCCAGTGGCATACACCACAGAGGAACAACATTATTTCCAAACAAACCCAAGACCTTCCTATTTGGATGATCTACTTGTGCAAGCTAAggaattcattgaattgCAGCATTCTTTGGGACGTGAAAAGATTGTTTTAATCACATCAGGTGGGACAACCGTACCTTTGGAAAACAATACAGTTAGAttcattgataatttttctgCTGGAACAAGAGGTGCATCTAGTGCTGAACAGTTTTTACAAAATGGGTATAGTGTCATATTCCTACATAGGGAATTCTCATTGACTCCCTTCAACAGATTGTTCTCACATGGTGTAggttctttatttttggatttctttGACACAAATGGGGTCGTTAAGGATGAATATAAGGAAGTAGTGCTCGCTAATAAAGTACTATATGATAAGTTTTTAATTCACGAAAGgaaattgttgatgttgCCCTTCACCACCGTGAATCAATATTTATGGTCCTTAAGAGGAGTCGCacaattaatgaatacAAGAGGAAGCTTATTTTATTTGGCAGCTGCTGTAAGTGATTTCTTTATTCCAGTGTCCAGATTACCGGAACATAAGATTCAATCAAGAGATTACAAATTGGATTCTCAACCAAAGGAACATAAGATTGGAAGAGAATTGACCATGACTACGTCGGAGGGACAATTAGTCATCAACTTGGATCCTGTTCCTAAATTTTTAAGAAGATTAGTGGAATCTTGGGCCTCCCAGGCTATGTTGgtttcattcaaattagAAACTGATGAATCCATTTTGATTTCTAAGGCAACTTTAGCATTGGATCGTTACAATCATCAGTTGGTTATTGGTAACCTTTTACAAACAAGACACAAAGAAGTTGTGTTTGTTTCTCCGGAGAATAGGAAAGGTGATTGGATTCACCTTGCTGATGACGACCACAGAGAATTGGAGGAATTAATGATACCAGAAGTCATCAGACGCCACAAACAATGGATAGAACTCCAGAAGAGTTAG
- the NCAS0B06190 gene encoding histone H3 (ancestral locus Anc_2.298), which produces MARTKQTARKSTGGKAPRKQLASKAARKSAPSTGGVKKPHRYKPGTVALREIRRFQKSTELLIRKLPFQRLVREIAQDFKTDLRFQSSAIGALQESVEAYLVSLFEDTNLAAIHAKRVTIQKKDIKLARRLRGERS; this is translated from the coding sequence ATGGCCAGAACTAAGCAAACAGCTAGAAAATCCACTGGTGGTAAAGCACCAAGAAAACAATTAGCCTCCAAGGCTGCCAGAAAATCCGCTCCATCTACCGGTGGTGTTAAGAAGCCTCACAGATATAAGCCAGGTACCGTTGCCTTGAGAGAAATCAGAAGATTCCAAAAATCTACTGAACTTTTGATCAGAAAGTTGCCTTTCCAAAGATTAGTCAGAGAAATTGCTCAAGATTTCAAGACCGATTTGAGATTCCAATCTTCTGCTATTGGTGCTCTTCAAGAATCTGTCGAAGCTTATTTGGTTTCCCTATTTGAAGATACCAATTTGGCTGCCATTCACGCTAAGCGTGTTACTATCCAAAAGAAGGATATTAAGTTGGCTAGAAGATTAAGAGGTGAAAGATCTTAA
- the SDS3 gene encoding Sds3p (ancestral locus Anc_2.301) yields the protein MPAQRINLRDLSRKDKKRYNIETKISKLHHNFINDRDIHYKDHLTQLQTHLTTLHQGGNTKLNRKIRDLEEERDLELCRLRLFEEYRVSRSGIEFQEDIERAKDDHEKLVKICKEKLYSTIENKIKKLKEERLLMDVANVHSYSMDYSRPHFQKNTRSHTTSGWESSPNDFVKELANESATDTGTERRALRRRGATKDGKGKYGSFTTGGSGNNTDESDFQTGYSTGANPTSTTGWMGGHGGAKHNGYNTDANSNSDFFQGISDHEELRALLFGEKVQSEKPENKKKRTSQRYSTKSAPPLQSLNMDEVTEDIALLRQLTGRPPAPFKVKETTD from the exons ATGCCAGCCCAACGAATTAATTTAAGAGACC TCTCACGCAAGGATAAGAAACGCTACAATATCGAGACCAAGATATCTAAACTACAtcataatttcatcaacgATAGAGACATTCATTATAAGGATCATCTTACTCAATTACAGACTCATTTGACTACTTTGCATCAAGGTGGCAATACAAAATTAAATAGAAAGATCAGAGATTTGGAGGAAGAAAGAGATTTGGAACTCTGTAGATTACGtctctttgaagaatacAGAGTTTCTCGTTCTGGTATTgaatttcaagaagataTAGAGAGAGCAAAGGATGATCATGAGAAATTGGTTAAGATATGTAAGGAGAAACTATACTCCACTATTGAGAACAAGatcaaaaaattgaaagaggaAAGACTATTAATGGATGTTGCTAACGTTCATTCATATTCTATGGATTATAGTAGACcacattttcaaaagaataCAAGAAGTCATACTACAAGTGGTTGGGAATCGTCACCCAATGATTTTGTTAAGGAGTTGGCAAATGAAAGTGCGACCGACACGGGTACAGAGAGAAGAGCCTTAAGGAGAAGAGGTGCTACTAAGGATGGCAAAGGAAAATATGGATCCTTTACAACAGGCGGCAGCGGGAATAATACAGATGAGTCTGATTTCCAAACGGGTTACTCCACTGGTGCAAACCCCACTTCAACAACAGGATGGATGGGGGGCCACGGAGGTGCCAAGCATAACGGATACAATACAGATGCtaattccaattctgaCTTCTTTCAAGGTATTAGTGATCATGAAGAGCTACGTGCTTTGTTATTTGGTGAAAAAGTGCAATCAGAAAAGCCtgaaaataagaagaagagaactTCACAAAGATACTCCACCAAATCTGCCCCACCATTGCAGTCTTTGAATATGGATGAAGTTACAGAAGACATTGCTTTGTTAAGACAATTAACTGGAAGACCACCTGCTCCTTTTAAGGTAAAGGAAACCACTGATTAA
- the NCAS0B06180 gene encoding histone H4 (ancestral locus Anc_2.299), with protein sequence MSGRGKGGKGLGKGGAKRHRKILRDNIQGITKPAIRRLARRGGVKRISGLIYEEVRAVLKSFLESVIRDAVTYTEHAKRKTVTSLDVVYALKRQGRTLYGFGG encoded by the coding sequence atgtcCGGTAGAGGTAAAGGTGGTAAAGGTTTGGGTAAAGGTGGTGCTAAGCGTCACAGAAAGATTCTAAGAGATAACATTCAAGGTATCACAAAGCCAGCTATCAGAAGATTAGCTAGAAGAGGTGGTGTCAAGCGTATCTCTGGTTTAATCTACGAAGAAGTTAGAGCTGTTCTAAAATCCTTCTTGGAATCCGTCATCAGAGATGCTGTTACTTACACAGAACATGCTAAGAGAAAGACTGTTACTTCCTTAGATGTTGTCTATGCTTTGAAGAGACAAGGTAGAACTTTGTATGGTTTCGGTGGTTAA
- the AVT7 gene encoding Avt7p (ancestral locus Anc_2.295), translating into MEPTASVTSSTVNLVKTIVGAGLFAIPFAFKNDGILVGILLIMLAAVTSGFGLFILAKCSKTLINPRNASFFSICMLTYPSLSPLFDLAMIVQCFGVGLSYLVLMGDIFPSLFGGNRDYWIVASAFIVVPLCCLKKLDNLKYSSILGNIALIYLALFIFGVFVKDILIEGNTFARGEISWIRIYDGKGLLSTFSIIIFAYVGAMNLFSICRELENDSMENILKVINGSIGISSIFFLLVGISGYLTFGSNVQGNIILNYDPNSIWIYLGKFCLAFMLLLSFPLLFHPLRIAVNNLVVWFGMTFGADDTCAVPSTTQETDEDDTTPTPIQLSISEEEMEANPEIELDIEEGLSQTVTTAEDTTDVQAEVSSDHDEEDINFPDSRFYLITGILLTSMYLLALNVKSFALVLALVGATGSTSISFTLPGLFGYKLIGTDSLAIGRMISRRDRFYKRCSLLLVWFGLGVTFLSLYVTLFGGAGTN; encoded by the coding sequence ATGGAACCGACTGCCTCAGTTACTTCATCAACTGTAAACCTAGTGAAAACCATAGTGGGGGCAGGCCTCTTCGCCATCCCCTTTGCATTCAAAAATGATGGTATCCTGGTGGGTATCTTGCTGATAATGTTAGCAGCTGTGACATCCGGATTtggtttatttattttagCAAAGTGTTCCAAAACATTAATTAATCCAAGAAATGCATCTTTTTTCTCCATTTGCATGCTTACATATCCTTCCCTATCCCCCTTATTTGATCTGGCAATGATAGTTCAATGCTTTGGTGTTGGTTTGAGCTACCTGGTATTAATGGGCGATATCTTTCCCTCCTTGTTTGGGGGTAATCGCGATTACTGGATCGTAGCATCTGCATTCATAGTAGTACCCTTATGTTGCCTGAAGAAGCTagataatttgaaatattcaagTATATTGGGGAATATTGctttaatatatttagcattatttatatttggtGTCTTCGTTAAGGATATACttattgaaggaaataCCTTTGCTAGGGGAGAAATATCTTGGATTCGTATCTATGATGGGAAAGGTCTACTCTCTACTTTCAGTATCATTATCTTTGCCTACGTTGGAGCTATGAATTTATTTAGTATTTGCCGTGAGTTGGAGAATGATAGCATggagaatattttgaaagttATTAACGGTTCCATTGgaatatcatcaattttctttctattAGTAGGTATATCGGGATACCTTACATTTGGTAGTAATGTACAGGGAAATATCATTTTAAATTATGatccaaattcaatttggaTCTACCTGGGGAAGTTTTGCCTAGCATTTATGCTTTTACTTTCATTCCCATTGTTATTTCATCCATTACGAATTGCAGTCAATAACTTGGTTGTTTGGTTTGGAATGACATTTGGAGCAGACGATACCTGTGCTGTACCGTCGACAACTCAAGAAACAGATGAGGATGATACGACTCCAACTCCAATACAATTGAGTATAAGTGAAGAGGAAATGGAGGCCAATccagaaattgaattggatattgaagaaggtcTTTCCCAAACAGTAACAACAGCTGAAGACACTACTGATGTACAAGCAGAAGTTTCGTCAGATCATGATGAGGAAGACATAAATTTCCCGGATTCCAGGTTCTATCTAATTACTGGTATCCTGCTGACAAGTATGTATTTACTGGCGTTAAATGTAAAATCTTTTGCGTTGGTTTTGGCTCTTGTAGGTGCTACAGGTTCTACGTCTATATCATTTACCTTACCAGGTCTCTTTGGTTATAAGCTTATTGGAACTGATTCCCTTGCCATTGGAAGAATGATCTCAAGGAGAGATCGATTTTATAAGAGATGCAGTCTACTATTAGTTTGGTTTGGTTTAGGTGTTACTTTCCTATCGTTATATGTAACACTTTTTGGTGGTGCAGGAACTAATTGA
- the ICE2 gene encoding Ice2p (ancestral locus Anc_2.293) has protein sequence MISSSFIRGIRICSATFYLLFTLISIPISFKIGGLHCGLAFTVSLFILYFLSTTLSIWARKYGSRIHILLTNILYYFQHFIIASLLYLFLSGFSNEQLSSMLRDGNKPIDSIADIFKKNVASSTQANWVLYYYYYRFFVQPWQFILSYSTPFFTLSEGFFTILAIQAIGETNKWLVYEINSNTWVISSLLASGGVITASLYYLYRIYVTPIWQLSVQTASLLGFTLSLVGGLGIYGIVTDKGSVIESSVFFAYIVRCIYEISPKLATTATEEILEVFKEVWQRHQANLTSPNNLLSYYHNVVLKNIETIWESFKINDNSFITSFSTERVITIFMPIWKLLKTFTITVPSSINELCFVTYKMACESISPAVIVNLCFRVLIFYSATRIIPALQRRDDNELRKSRRIMKVLYWYSPCILIAMYAHLILQYSGELKDELCLWGCNSKIFPSDQPKIIVDSWGFWNWCNIFFTILVYASELIGTTPGSKQ, from the coding sequence ATGATCTCAAGCAGCTTTATTAGGGGTATAAGAATATGTTCAGCTACATTTTATCTGCTCTTTACGTTGATATCCATACCGATATCCTTTAAAATTGGGGGACTTCATTGTGGGTTAGCATTTACTGTatcattattcatattGTATTTCCTGTCCACCACACTTAGTATATGGGCCAGAAAGTATGGAAGTAGGATTCATATACTTTTGACCAATATTCTATATTATTTCCAACACTTCATCATCGCTTCGTTACTTTATTTGTTCCTTTCAGGGTTTTCTAATGAACAACTCAGTTCTATGTTGAGGGATGGGAATAAACCAATCGATTCAATTGCagatatattcaaaaagaaTGTTGCTTCTTCAACTCAAGCTAATTGGGTTCTTTACTACTATTACTACAGATTTTTTGTTCAACCATGGCAATTTATTCTTTCCTATTCCACTCCATTCTTCACTTTATCTGAAGGATTTTTTACTATTTTAGCCATTCAAGCAATTGGCGAGACTAATAAATGGTTAGTGTATGAAATCAACTCCAACACTTGGGTTATCAGTTCTTTGTTAGCTTCCGGTGGAGTCATAACTGCGTcactttattatttatatcGAATCTACGTGACTCCAATCTGGCAACTATCCGTTCAAACTGCTTCTTTACTTGGCTTTACTCTTTCACTAGTAGGTGGGCTAGGTATCTATGGAATAGTCACCGACAAAGGTTCTGTTATTGAAAGTTCAGTATTCTTTGCCTATATTGTTCGTTGCatatatgaaatttcacCAAAATTAGCAACTACTGCTACAGAGGAAATTCTAGAGGTTTTTAAAGAAGTTTGGCAAAGGCATCAAGCCAATTTAACTAGCCCAAATAACCTTTTATCGTATTACCATAATGTtgtattgaaaaatattgaaacaatcTGGGAATCCTTCAAGATAAATGATAACAGCTTTATTACATCTTTTTCCACTGAGAGAGTGATTACAATTTTTATGCCTATCTggaaacttttgaaaaccTTCACAATAACAGTGCCATCATCAATCAACGAATTGTGTTTTGTTACATATAAGATGGCCTGTGAGTCTATATCACCAGCTGTAATAGTGAACCTATGTTTCCGTGTTCTTATTTTTTACTCAGCTACAAGAATTATTCCAGCTTTACAAAGAAGAGATGATAATGAACTAAGGAAAAGTCGTAGAATTATGAAAGTGTTATATTGGTATAGTCCATGCATTTTGATTGCAATGTACGCTCATCTGATCTTACAGTATTCAGGTGAACTAAAGGACGAACTGTGTTTATGGGGGTGTAACTCCAAAATTTTCCCATCTGATCAACCCAAGATCATTGTAGATTCTTGGGgattttggaattggtgtaatatatttttcacaATCTTAGTGTATGCAAGCGAATTAATAGGGACAACACCAGGAAGTAAACAATAA